From the Erythrolamprus reginae isolate rEryReg1 chromosome Z, rEryReg1.hap1, whole genome shotgun sequence genome, one window contains:
- the LOC139175797 gene encoding zymogen granule membrane protein 16-like has product MLFFVFLSLLCAGVSTSSDQKKFSSYSGEYGGNDGNYFDQSSNQFEGPISAMKIRSNDRCILSIQVRYGDTWSNNEGSTTGRPSDMHMAFGEGLVQVNGRFGNAVEYLAFRTNMGHVFAFGPDSGTGVPFTTEPSHPNTVLRFISGRSGSMVNALGFHWDEDQWMKGWNESVHSSDPPPVIQI; this is encoded by the exons ATGCTGTTTTTTgtgtttctttcccttctttgcgCTGGAGTGTCAACCTCTTCAG ACCAGAAAAAGTTTTCTTCCTACTCTGGGGAATATGGTGGTAATGATGGGAACTATTTTGATCAGTCAAGCAACCAGTTTGAAGGCCCTATATCAGCGATGAAAATAAGGTCGAATGACAGATGTATACTAAG CATCCAAGTTCGTTATGGTGACACATGGTCCAATAATGAAGGCAGCACAACAGGACGCCCTTCGGACATGCACATGGCCTTTGGAGAAGGATTGGTGCAGGTGAATGGCCGTTTTGGGAACGCCGTGGAATACCTGGCCTTCCGCACCAACATGGGCCATGTCTTTGCCTTTGGGCCAGATTCCGGTACAGGGGTGCCTTTCACCACAGAGCCCTCGCaccccaacacagttctaaggtTCATCAGTGGGAGATCAGGATCGATGGTCAACGCCCTTGGTTTCCATTGGGATGAAGATCAGTGGATGAAAGGGTGGAATGAATCTGTCCATTCTTCGGATCCACCACCAGTGATCCAGATATAG